From the Syntrophorhabdaceae bacterium genome, one window contains:
- a CDS encoding type II toxin-antitoxin system HicA family toxin, with product MSKADKLLKRFLSKPTDFTYSELKRFLSTYGYEEAKTGKASGSRVAFINYKTRHIIRLHKPHPHSELKQYQLDDVLEELKKQGIVQ from the coding sequence ATGAGCAAAGCTGATAAGCTTCTGAAGCGGTTTTTATCTAAGCCAACGGATTTTACTTACAGCGAGTTAAAACGATTTTTATCGACATACGGATATGAGGAGGCAAAAACAGGCAAGGCATCAGGATCGAGGGTTGCATTTATAAATTACAAGACACGGCATATTATCAGGCTGCACAAACCACACCCTCATTCCGAGCTTAAACAGTATCAGCTTGATGATGTTCTTGAAGAACTCAAAAAACAGGGGATAGTGCAATGA
- a CDS encoding type II toxin-antitoxin system HicB family antitoxin — MKDIITHKGFIGSVHYSAVDEVFHGRIEGVNDLITFEGKSVQELKKAFTGAVEDYILLCKEAGKEPLKSCKGSFNVRIPPDLHMKALEKATTKGISLNYFIKRAIEKELT; from the coding sequence ATGAAAGACATTATAACACACAAAGGCTTCATTGGCTCGGTACATTATAGCGCCGTCGATGAGGTATTTCATGGCAGGATCGAAGGAGTAAATGATCTCATCACCTTTGAAGGTAAAAGTGTGCAGGAATTGAAAAAGGCCTTTACGGGGGCTGTGGAAGATTATATTCTTCTCTGCAAAGAAGCAGGGAAAGAACCGTTAAAATCATGCAAAGGCAGTTTTAATGTCCGTATCCCGCCGGATCTGCATATGAAGGCGCTTGAGAAGGCTACTACAAAAGGGATATCGCTGAATTATTTCATCAAAAGGGCTATCGAGAAGGAACTGACATAA